The Lewinellaceae bacterium nucleotide sequence CAGACCGGCAAACATCCCTCCGAACAAAGCGGTAAAGGCTAAAATCCCCGTTGCTCCGATGCCTCCAAAAAGCTGCCCGATCCGTGCCGCCAAAATGCCTTCGTTTCCGGAATTGATCCATAAGGACATACCTCCCCACAGGAATAGTCCTCCAAGAAAAGCCGCCAGGAAAATTTCAAAAGGCTTGCTTTTTATGATTAGCCCGGATAGGAAACCGGCCAGGACAATGGCCCACCAGGGAAGAAATTGATGCAGGATGAAGGCGAAGACCATTGTGATGATTAGTGCTGTGGCAAAACGCATTGTTTTATTTTTTTTTAGCTTAGTATTTTTTTTGGAATTTGCTGCCTATTCAGGTACTTTCTCTATTTTCATTTTCCATAAAACAGGTTGTCCCAGGTCTTCTTTATTTTTCATAAAAAAGAGCTCTTTATAGTTACCTTCTGCCCAGGAAAGGATCATATTGTCATAATATTTGCTGCCGGGATTCCCGGACTGCCCCCCGGGAAAAACACCCCAGGCTTTGGGATAGTCACCCAATTGAACGATCATCCGCCACGAAGGACCAAAATCGTCCTGAACGGCATTGATGGCGTCCCGATAACCCCCTACGGGTACATCGTAAACCCCAAAAGCAGGGATATTCGCCATGTGCCCGATAAAAGTTCCTTTGTATTGCTGCCAGCTATAGCCCGGTGTTTCGTATGCTGATCCGATGGCTTCCAAGGTGGCCTTCAGGGCCATTTGAACCACTGCTGCTGCATCTTCCTTTGCTTCTGTGGCAACGACATCAAAAATATCATTCTCCGGATCATTGGCAAGTAAATCGATCAGGCGCCATTGGGCCGGATACAATACGTCCATTGAATCACTGAGGCTATAAACCTCATCAAAAGTATTGCGATAGATGAGGGAAAACCATTTGTCAAAGGCAGCAGGAGCCTTCAGTCCTTTTTCAAACCGATAATCCCAGTCGGCGAGGTCCTTCAACATGGATTTCGCCACTGGAGCCTCTTCTTCCCCACCATTTAAAGCCAACATGAGAGGCAGGGCCTCTTCCGCTTTGATGCTAAAGGTATTATTCTGCATTTCCATCATTTTTTCCGGCGTAATGTTCTCCATGCGGGTGAGCATCCTGTTGATGCTACGACCCCGGTATTGGTCAAAACCTCCATTGTAGTAATAAGGATAATCAGGGGCCGTTGACCGCTGATTAGAGGAAGTCACATATCCTCTTTCAGGATTCACGATCTGCGGCACCTGGTCCATGGGGATAAATCCTTTCCAGGCGTTTTGGGAATTGCTCCCATCGAGGATGAACCGGCCTTGCTGATCTGACTTTAAAGGGAGTTTGCCATTCACCGTCATGGCGATGTCCCCTTCATTGCTGGCAAAGACAAAATTCTGAGGCGGATAATCATAACAACGCATGGCGTGGACATAATCATCGTAATTTTTGGCCTTCATCAATTCTACAAAAGTACTCAACGAAGACCTGCTATCATTGCTGAAAGCATAATGCAGCACCCATTGCATGGCCATATCGTGGTAAGGGGAGGTGTCATCAGTATAGGCAATTGGACCCCAAAGGGTGTATTTTACCTTTTCGATATAAGGCTCCTGTCCTTTTATTTTGATTTCTTCTTCCACTAATTTTACTTCCAGCTTGTCCTCCCCTACCCAATAGGTTTCCTTGGCTTCATCTGCCCATTTGATTGTGTACCAATCGACCAGGTCATGCCCAAGGTTGGTCTCTCCCCAGGCAATGTTTTCATTGAAGCCGATGGCAATGCCCGGCATACCTGGCAGAGAAACGCCATAGGCATTCATGTCCGGTGTGGACAACTGGATCTCGAACCAGATAGAGGGCAGTTTCAGCGACAAATGTGGATCATTGCAGAGGATGGGTAAACCCGTTGTGGTTTTTTTTCCGGAAACGGCCCAGTTATTGCTACCTATGAATTCCGGCGGATTTTCAAAAACCTGCCGGGCGGGGACTTCCTGGCTCAGGGCATTGGCAAGAGTGTCTTTCCAAACAGGTTCAAAGTCGTATTTTTTTTCACCAGGAATAACTGGCATTTGTTTGGGGTTGTATTCGGGGTACAAAAACTCAAACATTTCAGGTCCGAAAGCTTCCATAGCGTTGCTGGCTCTCAGATCCTCGTTGCGGGAAGATAAGGTTTCCACCATTCCGCAAAGGAAAATAGCCGATTTTAAATTCGTCCAGGGTTCGGGTTCATACCCAAGAAGTTTGAATTCAATCGGGTACTGCCGGGGGGAGAGGGTGGCCAGGTAGGCATTGGCTCCTTTTGTATAAGCATCGATCCATTTGATCTCTCCTGTTTTGGTCCAGTTTTTAACAATATTCTCAGCCGCCCAGCGCATACCCTTCCGACGTTGTCCCAGGTCTCTTTCCTTTAGGTTTGGCCCAAGGATCTCGGCCAGGTAACCGCCTGTGGCTCGGGTGGAGACATCCATTTGCCAAAGCCTGTACTGAGCCGTCAGGTAGCCCTGAGCAAAAAAAGCATCTTCCAGGCTGGAAGCAAAAATGTGAGGCACGAGGCGCTCATCAAAAACAACGTTGACCTCCTCCCCGATCGCAGCAAAATTGAGTTTCCTTTCTCCGGGCAAGGCTGTACTTTCTGCGTTTTGCCAAAAGCCGTCAAAGGGACTCAAAAAACGCCCCATGGCCGGCAGTGAACTCCCGAAGGGATGGTGGGTATTTGCCACCCAAATCAAAAAGAAGGAAAAAATGAAGGCCAGGAAAAATTTAACCGGTTTCATGTTGATGATTTTGAAGCAATATAGTGAGAATTGAAGTTTTATCCATCAAAACCCTATGTAAGTAGAATTTAAAAAATAACCCGGTAGGCAATTAAACAATTAACCGGTCAATAGGCTTATCTTTACGGGATAAAAAAAAAAGACATTATGATTTATCTGGCAGCATTGACCGCATTGGTGGCAGCAGGTGGCGTAGGATTACTTTCGGTCGTACTGAAAAACCGCTGGCCCGGGAAAAATAAGATATCAAAGGCACTTGATGCGCTGAAAAAGGAAACTTTACAGATCGCAGGAGAACTCGTACCCATCGAAAAGGAAGAACTCGAAGAATTTTCTTCCAGGCAGACCAACAAATCTTTCAAAAAAGGGGTGGTTACTTCTGCTAAGGGGGTATTTACCACCATCTTTCATGAACCTGTCATGGCCTACAATTATAAAAAATATCTTGGCGGTGGCATTCGCGACAATGCGTTATTGTATATCATGACCGCCAAAAATGAATTCACCTACTGGTTGCAAAAGTCCGGAACAGAGATTTTTATCGACGGCCACCGGGTCGGCACTTTTAAAAATGATAATGTTTTATACGGTGCTCAAAAGAAAAAACCGCTTGCCAAAATAGGCCCGATGATGAATGACATGAATCCTGTTTTCATTTATGAAAAGGAAATGGGCAGTATCACTAATAAAACTATAGAAGGAAAGGAACTAAGCACCCGGGCATTCCAGTTTCTGAAGGATGATTTTTCAAGGGAAGAGAAACTTTTGTTTTTAGCAATTTGCGGTTTCGAGCTGGTGATCAGAGGAATGGATAAATAATCCGGGATCATTTGGATATCGTAAAAAATCATAAAATATTTTATTCATTTTCAGAACATTAACAGACTTTCTTTGTTAATGTAAGCTATATTCTTTTAATTTGTGCAGGCCAAAAGCCGCCACCCAAACATTCAGGCA carries:
- a CDS encoding penicillin acylase family protein, which produces MKPVKFFLAFIFSFFLIWVANTHHPFGSSLPAMGRFLSPFDGFWQNAESTALPGERKLNFAAIGEEVNVVFDERLVPHIFASSLEDAFFAQGYLTAQYRLWQMDVSTRATGGYLAEILGPNLKERDLGQRRKGMRWAAENIVKNWTKTGEIKWIDAYTKGANAYLATLSPRQYPIEFKLLGYEPEPWTNLKSAIFLCGMVETLSSRNEDLRASNAMEAFGPEMFEFLYPEYNPKQMPVIPGEKKYDFEPVWKDTLANALSQEVPARQVFENPPEFIGSNNWAVSGKKTTTGLPILCNDPHLSLKLPSIWFEIQLSTPDMNAYGVSLPGMPGIAIGFNENIAWGETNLGHDLVDWYTIKWADEAKETYWVGEDKLEVKLVEEEIKIKGQEPYIEKVKYTLWGPIAYTDDTSPYHDMAMQWVLHYAFSNDSRSSLSTFVELMKAKNYDDYVHAMRCYDYPPQNFVFASNEGDIAMTVNGKLPLKSDQQGRFILDGSNSQNAWKGFIPMDQVPQIVNPERGYVTSSNQRSTAPDYPYYYNGGFDQYRGRSINRMLTRMENITPEKMMEMQNNTFSIKAEEALPLMLALNGGEEEAPVAKSMLKDLADWDYRFEKGLKAPAAFDKWFSLIYRNTFDEVYSLSDSMDVLYPAQWRLIDLLANDPENDIFDVVATEAKEDAAAVVQMALKATLEAIGSAYETPGYSWQQYKGTFIGHMANIPAFGVYDVPVGGYRDAINAVQDDFGPSWRMIVQLGDYPKAWGVFPGGQSGNPGSKYYDNMILSWAEGNYKELFFMKNKEDLGQPVLWKMKIEKVPE